Genomic segment of Maricaulis maris:
GAAGCGCTCGACGGTGAATTCCTTGCCCTGCGGCACTGTCTTGATCACCGAACCGATGACAAACAGCGCCAGGATGAACAGGACGCCAATTCCGATTAATCCGAAGTCCATGCGGACCCTCCTTCTTGCTTGTTGGGTTCACCCGCAGCGGGTGAACCGGTCGTGCCTAGAGCTGACCGAGAATATGGTCGGCCGAGGACACCTTGAACTCACCCGGAGCCTCGACATTCAGTTCGGCAACAACGCCATCCTTGACGAGGATCGAGAAGCGCTGGGCACGCACGCCCATGCCGAAGCCCGTACCGTCCATTTCGAGGCCGACGGCCTTGGCAAACTCGCCATTCCCGTCCGCCAGCATGACAACCTCGTCGCCGGCATTCTGGGACTTGGCCCAGGCATCCATGACGAAGACATCATTGACCGACAGGCAGGCGATCGTATCGACGCCCTTGGCCTTGATGTCGGCGGCCTTCTCGATGAAGCCCGGCAGGTGCTTGGCCGAGCAGGTCGGCGTAAACGCGCCGGGGACGGCAAAGAGGGCAACGGTCTTGCCAGCGAACACGTCATCCGTGCTCAACTTGTTCGGTCCGTCAGCCGTCATGGTCATGAAAGTGGCTGCGGGAAGGCGATCTCCGACCGAGATGGTCATGTGGCATTTCTCCTGTAGGTCAGTATTGGCGGGTATCCGCACGGCAAGATAGCGGGAACCCGACTGGACGCATCCCTCTTTTGGAGGGAACATGTCAGCCATGGCCCCTGCGAGCACGACAGATGTGGACGAGACCTTCCTTGGCGGCAAGCTTTTGATTGCAACGCCGGGCATTGGCGACCCCCGCTTTGACCGGGCCGTCATCCTGATTTGCGATCACAGCCCCGAACACGCCATGGGGATCATTGTGAACAAGCCCGTTGAGGGGCTGCGCCTGCCCGAGCTGTTCGGGCAGCTGGAGATTGACGGCGGCGGCCCTGTGCCCGACCGCGCGGTGCTCGTCGGCGGTCCGGTCGAGCCGGAGCGGGGCTTTGTGCTGCACACCCGCGATTATGAGCGGGACAGCACCACCCTG
This window contains:
- a CDS encoding YqgE/AlgH family protein, with protein sequence MAPASTTDVDETFLGGKLLIATPGIGDPRFDRAVILICDHSPEHAMGIIVNKPVEGLRLPELFGQLEIDGGGPVPDRAVLVGGPVEPERGFVLHTRDYERDSTTLPVSAHIGLTATQDVLEAMASPAPPQRSLLALGYAGWGAGQLESELAANAWLVAEMDEALVFDTDDADKWACALDLLGVTPEHLSALSGHA
- a CDS encoding peroxiredoxin — its product is MTISVGDRLPAATFMTMTADGPNKLSTDDVFAGKTVALFAVPGAFTPTCSAKHLPGFIEKAADIKAKGVDTIACLSVNDVFVMDAWAKSQNAGDEVVMLADGNGEFAKAVGLEMDGTGFGMGVRAQRFSILVKDGVVAELNVEAPGEFKVSSADHILGQL